Proteins encoded in a region of the Pelmatolapia mariae isolate MD_Pm_ZW linkage group LG6, Pm_UMD_F_2, whole genome shotgun sequence genome:
- the coro2aa gene encoding coronin-2A isoform X2, which translates to MTWRPQYRSSKFRHVFGKAATKENCYDGVPITRSVQDNSFCAINPRFLAVITECAGGGAFLVLSVHHTGKVDPQQPRVSGHRGNVLDIKWNPFNDCCIASCSEDATVKVWEIPPHGVYKNITVPWKELQGHSRRVGLIEWHPTANNILFSTAYDYQIMIWNLDCPEPVIKNPVRTISHHPDVVLSMSFNTDGSLLATACKDRKVRLMESRSGMLLRESNCKTHRASKVLILGNTKMLLTSGTSRYNDRQIALWDQDDLSAPLLEDNLDGSSGVIFPFYDPDTHMLYLAGKGDGNIRYYEISTEKPYIHFLTEYRSQLPQKGLGVMPKRGLDVSSCEVFRFYKLVTIKSLIEPLSMIVPRRSESYQEDLYPMTAGNRPALTAEEWLGGMDKGPLLMSLKPGSQIAESFSDTKAVGNSLENSLDTRRSQGRPGMLQLAYIQDQLEAKESKEDSSCKEDSSHTVDDRIQTPVTNGEDLTLCSPPRTENELRLKFHKQQEEIRRLRELLNQRDVRIKQLELEIKNIKNSQSSF; encoded by the exons ATGACATGGCGTCCTCAGTACCGCAGCTCCAAGTTCCGCCACGTGTTTGGTAAGGCCGCCACCAAGGAGAACTGCTATGATGGCGTGCCAATCACACGCAGTGTGCAGGACAACAGCTTCTGTGCAATCAACCCACGTTTCCTGGCTGTCATCACTGAGTGTGCTGGAGGAGGGGCCTTCTTGGTCCTGTCTGTCCATCAT ACGGGTAAAGTGGACCCTCAGCAACCTCGAGTGTCGGGCCACAGGGGCAACGTGTTAGACATCAAATGGAATCCCTTCAACGACTGCTGCATCGCCTCCTGCTCCGAGGACGCCACG gttAAAGTGTGGGAAATCCCTCCTCATGGTGTGTATAAAAACATTACAGTACCATGGAAGGAGCTCCAGGGTCACAGTCGCAGAGTGGGCCTCATCGAGTGGCACCCAACTGCTAACAACATCCTCTTCAGTACTGCCTATGACTACCAG ATAATGATCTGGAACCTGGACTGTCCGGAGCCGGTGATAAAGAACCCCGTGCGCACCATCAGCCACCACCCAGATGTGGTCTTGTCCATGTCTTTCAATACAGATGGAAGTCTTCTCGCTACCGCCTGCAAGGACAGGAAAGTTCGCCTGATGGAGTCGCGCTCTGGAATGCTGCTGCGG GAAAGCAACTGCAAGACGCACAGAGCCAGCAAGGTGCTGATCCTGGGAAACACCAAGATGCTTCTCACATCGGGAACGTCGCGCTACAATGATCGGCAGATAGCACTGTGGGATCAG GATGATCTGTCCGCGCCTTTGTTGGAAGACAACTTGGACGGTTCGTCGGGGGTCATTTTTCCTTTCTACGACCCCGACACACACATGCTCTACCTTGCTGGGAAG ggTGATGGGAATATCAGGTACTATGAGATCAGCACAGAAAAACCATACATTCACTTCTTAACAGAGTACCGCTCACAACTACCTCAGAAAGGACTGG GTGTGATGCCGAAGCGAGGCCTCGATGTGAGCTCCTGTGAAGTCTTCAGGTTCTACAAACTGGTGACAATCAAGAGTCTCATCGAGCCTCTTTCTATGATTGTACCCCGCAGG TCGGAGTCGTACCAAGAGGACCTCTATCCAATGACGGCTGGAAACAGGCCTGCTCTGACTGCAGAGGAGTGGCTCGGTGGCATGGACAAAG GTCCATTGCTAATGTCTTTGAAGCCAGGAAGCCAAATAGCAGAGTCCTTCTCAGACACGAAGGCAGTGGGCAACTCACTGGAAAACTCGCTGGACACTCGCAGGTCTCAGGGCAGACCGGGCATGCTACAGCTCGCTTACATTCAGGACCAACTGGAAGCCAAAGAAAGCAAAGAGGACAGCAGCTGCAAAGAGGACAGCAGCCACACAGTGGATGACAGGATTCAGACACCCGTCACCAACGGAGAAGATCTCACACTTTGCTCTCCTCCCAGAACAGAGAATGAG CTGCGGTTGAAGTTCCACAAGCAGCAGGAGGAAATCAGGCGGCTGAGGGAGCTCCTCAACCAGAGGGACGTACGCATCAAACAGTTGGAGCTGGAGATTAAGAACATCAAGAACTCCCAGAGCTCATTTTAA
- the coro2aa gene encoding coronin-2A isoform X1 → MTVSKMTWRPQYRSSKFRHVFGKAATKENCYDGVPITRSVQDNSFCAINPRFLAVITECAGGGAFLVLSVHHTGKVDPQQPRVSGHRGNVLDIKWNPFNDCCIASCSEDATVKVWEIPPHGVYKNITVPWKELQGHSRRVGLIEWHPTANNILFSTAYDYQIMIWNLDCPEPVIKNPVRTISHHPDVVLSMSFNTDGSLLATACKDRKVRLMESRSGMLLRESNCKTHRASKVLILGNTKMLLTSGTSRYNDRQIALWDQDDLSAPLLEDNLDGSSGVIFPFYDPDTHMLYLAGKGDGNIRYYEISTEKPYIHFLTEYRSQLPQKGLGVMPKRGLDVSSCEVFRFYKLVTIKSLIEPLSMIVPRRSESYQEDLYPMTAGNRPALTAEEWLGGMDKGPLLMSLKPGSQIAESFSDTKAVGNSLENSLDTRRSQGRPGMLQLAYIQDQLEAKESKEDSSCKEDSSHTVDDRIQTPVTNGEDLTLCSPPRTENELRLKFHKQQEEIRRLRELLNQRDVRIKQLELEIKNIKNSQSSF, encoded by the exons ATGACATGGCGTCCTCAGTACCGCAGCTCCAAGTTCCGCCACGTGTTTGGTAAGGCCGCCACCAAGGAGAACTGCTATGATGGCGTGCCAATCACACGCAGTGTGCAGGACAACAGCTTCTGTGCAATCAACCCACGTTTCCTGGCTGTCATCACTGAGTGTGCTGGAGGAGGGGCCTTCTTGGTCCTGTCTGTCCATCAT ACGGGTAAAGTGGACCCTCAGCAACCTCGAGTGTCGGGCCACAGGGGCAACGTGTTAGACATCAAATGGAATCCCTTCAACGACTGCTGCATCGCCTCCTGCTCCGAGGACGCCACG gttAAAGTGTGGGAAATCCCTCCTCATGGTGTGTATAAAAACATTACAGTACCATGGAAGGAGCTCCAGGGTCACAGTCGCAGAGTGGGCCTCATCGAGTGGCACCCAACTGCTAACAACATCCTCTTCAGTACTGCCTATGACTACCAG ATAATGATCTGGAACCTGGACTGTCCGGAGCCGGTGATAAAGAACCCCGTGCGCACCATCAGCCACCACCCAGATGTGGTCTTGTCCATGTCTTTCAATACAGATGGAAGTCTTCTCGCTACCGCCTGCAAGGACAGGAAAGTTCGCCTGATGGAGTCGCGCTCTGGAATGCTGCTGCGG GAAAGCAACTGCAAGACGCACAGAGCCAGCAAGGTGCTGATCCTGGGAAACACCAAGATGCTTCTCACATCGGGAACGTCGCGCTACAATGATCGGCAGATAGCACTGTGGGATCAG GATGATCTGTCCGCGCCTTTGTTGGAAGACAACTTGGACGGTTCGTCGGGGGTCATTTTTCCTTTCTACGACCCCGACACACACATGCTCTACCTTGCTGGGAAG ggTGATGGGAATATCAGGTACTATGAGATCAGCACAGAAAAACCATACATTCACTTCTTAACAGAGTACCGCTCACAACTACCTCAGAAAGGACTGG GTGTGATGCCGAAGCGAGGCCTCGATGTGAGCTCCTGTGAAGTCTTCAGGTTCTACAAACTGGTGACAATCAAGAGTCTCATCGAGCCTCTTTCTATGATTGTACCCCGCAGG TCGGAGTCGTACCAAGAGGACCTCTATCCAATGACGGCTGGAAACAGGCCTGCTCTGACTGCAGAGGAGTGGCTCGGTGGCATGGACAAAG GTCCATTGCTAATGTCTTTGAAGCCAGGAAGCCAAATAGCAGAGTCCTTCTCAGACACGAAGGCAGTGGGCAACTCACTGGAAAACTCGCTGGACACTCGCAGGTCTCAGGGCAGACCGGGCATGCTACAGCTCGCTTACATTCAGGACCAACTGGAAGCCAAAGAAAGCAAAGAGGACAGCAGCTGCAAAGAGGACAGCAGCCACACAGTGGATGACAGGATTCAGACACCCGTCACCAACGGAGAAGATCTCACACTTTGCTCTCCTCCCAGAACAGAGAATGAG CTGCGGTTGAAGTTCCACAAGCAGCAGGAGGAAATCAGGCGGCTGAGGGAGCTCCTCAACCAGAGGGACGTACGCATCAAACAGTTGGAGCTGGAGATTAAGAACATCAAGAACTCCCAGAGCTCATTTTAA